From the Solanum lycopersicum chromosome 10, SLM_r2.1 genome, one window contains:
- the LOC101257903 gene encoding polyadenylate-binding protein RBP45-like isoform X1, whose product MQPAASSMVPPPMAAQPQYQQQWMAQQPQYQVLPPQAGYYYQPPPQQGGGVPPPQQQQQQSQYTASAQPTSADEVRTLWIGDLQFWMDEQYLYSCFAQTGEVVSAKVIRNKQTQQSEGYGFIEFNSHAAAERNLQAYNGTLMPNIEQNFRLNWASLGSGEKRSDNTPEYTIFVGDLAADVTDYMLQETFRPNYPSIKGAKVVTDRATGHTKGYGFVRFGDESEQLRAMTEMNGKFCSTRPMRIGPAANKKNSGGQMQASYQSTGTQNEDDPTNTTIFVGNLDASVTDDHLRQVFGNYGQLLHVKIPLGKRCGFVQFTDRSCAEEALNALSGTQLGGQTIRLSWGRSPSNKQQSQGDPNQWSGGYYGYTPGYDAYGYAQPTQDPNMYYAGYAGYGNYAQPPHQQQQMPQQPQ is encoded by the exons ATGCAACCGGCGGCAAGTTCAATGGTTCCACCACCAATGGCGGCGCAACCACAGTACCAACAGCAGTGGATGGCTCAGCAGCCGCAGTACCAGGTTCTGCCACCGCAGGCCGGTTATTATTACCAACCACCACCGCAGCAGGGTGGCGGAGTACCCCCAccgcagcagcaacaacaacaatctCAGTACACGGCTTCAGCTCAGCCGACCAGTGCTGATGAAGTCCGGACGCTTTGGATTGGAGATCTACAGTTTTGGATGGATGAGCAGTACCTATATAGTTGCTTCGCGCAAACTGGAGAG GTGGTTTCCGCTAAAGTTATCCGCAACAAGCAAACTCAGCAATCAGAGGGTTATGGCTTTATTGAGTTTAATAGTCATGCTGCTGCAGAAAGGAATCTACAAGCATACAATGGCACCTTGATGCCTAATATTGAGCAAAATTTTAGGCTCAACTGGGCATCACTTGGTTCGGGTGAAAAGCGTTCAGATAACACCCCTGAATATACAATATTTGTTGGAGACTTGGCAGCTGATGTCACAGATTACATGCTTCAGGAGACATTCAGACCCAATTATCCTTCAATCAAGGGTGCTAAGGTTGTAACAGATAGGGCAACCGGGCACACAAAGGGTTATGGGTTTGTTAGATTTGGGGATGAGAGTGAGCAGTTACGAGCTATGACTGAGATGAATGGAAAGTTTTGCTCCACTAGGCCCATGCGCATTGGTCCTGCAGCTAACAAGAAGAATTCTGGTGGTCAGATGCAAG CTTCATATCAAAGTACTGGAACTCAAAATGAGGATGACCCTACTAATACGACG ATTTTCGTTGGGAACTTGGATGCTAGTGTAACTGATGATCACCTCAGGCAGGTTTTTGGGAACTATGGGCAATTGCTTCATGTAAAAATACCACTAGGCAAACGTTGTGGTTTTGTTCAATTTACTGATAG AAGCTGTGCTGAGGAAGCTCTAAATGCATTGAGTGGAACTCAGTTGGGTGGACAAACCATCCGCCTTTCATGGGGTCGTAGCCCTTCAAACAAGCAG CAGTCTCAGGGTGATCCGAACCAGTGGAGTGGGGGTTATTATGGGTATACACCAGGATATGACGCCTATGGTTATGCCCAACCTACTCAGGACCCAAATATGTACTATGCAGGCTATGCCGGGTATGGGAATTATGCACAACCTCCACATCAACAGCAACAAATGCCGCAGCAGCCTCAG TAA
- the LOC101256716 gene encoding N6-mAMP deaminase: MNWWVSMPKVELHAHLNGSIRDSTLMELARELGDRGLVHFPDVERVILKHDRSLTEVFKMFDLIHVLTTDHETVSRITKEVIEDFAAENVVYLELRTTPKKNVSKGMNKKSYMEAVLEGLRVVSNVEVDIFSEPNFDCPASAGIYARNNECESNGTGKKKIYVRLLLSIDRRETTEAAMETVKLALEMRHLGVVGIDLSGNPIIGEWLTFLPALEFAKEQGLLITLHCGEVPNQVEIHAMLDFLPARIGHACCFGEEEWAKLKSLKLPVEICLTSNIRTETISSLDIHHFADLYISGHPIVLCTDDSGVFSTSVSGEYSLASSSFGIQKREMFQLARNAVNFIFAGNKVKQELEQVFDLAAKTLEF; encoded by the exons ATGAATTGGTGGGTGTCAATGCCAAAAGTTGAACTACACGCTCACCTTAATGGCTCCATCAGAGACTCCACTTTGAT GGAACTTGCCAGAGAATTGGGTGACAGGGGGCTCGTACATTTTCCCGATGTGGAGCGTGTTATCTTAAAAC ATGATCGCTCCCTTACTGAAGTCTTCAAAATGTTTGATTTGATTCACGTTCTTACAACTGACCATGAAACTGTAAGCAGAATTACTAAAGAG GTTATTGAAGATTTTGCTGCTGAAAATGTTGTATACTTGGAACTAAGGACAACTCCAAAG AAAAATGTCTCCAAAGGGATGAACAAGAAGTCATACATGGAAGCAGTTTTGGAAGGTTTAAGGGTTGTCAGTAACGTCGAAGTTGATATTTTTAGTGAACCTAATTTTGATTGTCCTGCTAGTGCCGGTATTTATGCTCGAAACAATGAATGTGAAAGCAATGGAacaggaaaaaagaaaatatatgtcaGACTTCTACTCAGTATTGATCGTCGTGAAACCACAGAAGCTGCAATGGAAACT GTTAAGCTTGCTTTGGAAATGAGACATTTGGGAGTTGTGGGTATCGACCTTTCTGGCAATCCTATCATTGGTGAATG GCTAACCTTTCTTCCTGCTTTGGAGTTTGCTAAAGAGCAAGGACTACTGATTACCCTTCACTGTGGCGAG GTACCCAATCAGGTGGAAATCCATGCAATGCTAGATTTTCTTCCCGCAAGAATTGGCCATGCTTGTTGCTTTGGAGAAGAAGAATGGGCAAAGCTTAAATCCTTAAAATTACCG GTTGAAATTTGCTTGACTTCCAACATCAGGACTGAAACGATATCTTCTTTGGATATTCATCATTTTG CGGATTTATATATTAGTGGACATCCAATTGTCCTCTGCACTGATGACTCGGGGGTATTCTCTACCAGCGTATCTGGCGAGTATAGTCTTGCCTCTTCTAGTTTTG GTATACAAAAGAGAGAGATGTTCCAGCTGGCTAGGAATgctgttaattttatttttgctgGTAATAAAGTAAAACAAGAGCTGGAGCAAGTATTTGATTTAGCTGCAAAGACCCTGGAGTTCTGA
- the LOC101258199 gene encoding uncharacterized protein produces the protein MNEQATQDNNPSAPTILPAKRRRGRPRKDGGVAKRGNLQSAAMTAPAPENIKKVQRNAVEVNQKDGIIGSNNGVGQMVSGVVDGRFDAGYFITVRVGNSSSTLRGLVFQPGRFAPITPANDVAPSATMYHRNQVAINQLQQEQQPNVAPGQQVLTSNPMSTAPFIPNTNQFPPVMAPNEGRCNVTSTLGEKVMLQQPNQDQRVQIHQSHLTIPVENLRMVEKDEVMRVFEIPNQSEGTTKMVEESILEPKGSDGTSNQVQKAQNQLMGSMFQSDILFHGNLNSPSGEIHHNPVVSKSQEALDNHQIESESKNDKQPNPEQSYIQTLLQPGELVHCAAKKLEIHQSPPVNAQTQLYSSQGLPPMNEEIQLKQWTHGGQENPQNQFNQSTLFAELNSVSPAAETQVQPSNELKTTFLEQNYVQMTQPLEVGANENPNPEINQVLVAGETQVVPEESIRTTSMDFMMENLNYPKNDEPQSIHIGPEVDLSRNVETANETKQASDPPGDKLLLGSQLSPKQQEVETDNSDHSAKLETQNKSCDGGNINLEMFHQVKP, from the coding sequence ATGAATGAGCAAGCTACACAAGATAACAATCCCTCTGCTCCAACAATCCTTCCAGCAAAGCGAAGGCGTGGACGGCCACGCAAAGATGGAGGTGTTGCCAAGAGAGGGAATTTGCAGTCAGCAGCGATGACAGCTCCAGCACCCGAAAACATCAAGAAAGTTCAACGAAATGCTGTTGAAGTAAACCAAAAAGATGGCATTATTGGCAGTAACAACGGTGTAGGACAGATGGTTTCTGGTGTCGTTGATGGTCGTTTTGATGCAGGGTACTTCATTACGGTGAGGGTTGGTAATAGCAGCAGCACGCTCCGTGGATTAGTCTTCCAGCCAGGGAGATTTGCCCCAATTACACCAGCAAATGATGTTGCCCCATCAGCTACAATGTATCACAGGAATCAAGTTGCTATAAACCAGCTTCAGCAAGAACAACAGCCAAATGTGGCACCAGGACAACAAGTTTTAACTTCGAACCCAATGTCAACTGCTCCATTTATACCAAATACCAACCAATTTCCTCCTGTTATGGCACCTAACGAGGGACGATGCAACGTGACTTCAACCTTGGGTGAAAAAGTCATGCTGCAGCAGCCAAATCAAGATCAAAGAGTCCAAATCCACCAATCCCATCTTACCATTCCGGTGGAAAATCTTAGAATGGTTGAAAAGGATGAAGTGATGCGGGTATTTGAAATCCCGAACCAATCAGAAGGGACTACTAAAATGGTTGAAGAATCCATATTGGAACCAAAAGGTAGTGACGGAACTAGCAATCAGGTACAAAAAGCTCAAAACCAACTCATGGGCTCAATGTTTCAGTCTGACATTCTTTTTCATGGTAACCTTAACAGCCCAAGTGGTGAAATTCATCATAATCCTGTTGTGTCTAAGTCTCAAGAGGCGTTAGACAACCACCAGATTGAATCTGAATCCAAGAATGATAAGCAACCGAATCCTGAGCAGTCGTATATCCAAACTTTACTCCAGCCTGGAGAGTTGGTTCACTGTGCAGCCAAGAAACTTGAGATCCACCAGTCTCCTCCTGTAAACGCTCAAACTCAACTCTACTCCTCCCAAGGGCTTCCTCCAATGAATGAAGAGATTCAGCTAAAACAATGGACTCATGGCGGACAAGAAAACCCACAGAATCAATTCAATCAAAGTACTCTATTTGCTGAACTTAACTCTGTTTCCCCTGCTGCAGAAACTCAAGTTCAGCCAAGCAATGAACTAAAAACCACATTTCTTGAACAGAATTATGTTCAGATGACTCAACCTCTAGAGGTTGGAGCTAATGAGAATCCGAATCCCGAGATCAACCAAGTACTGGTTGCTGGTGAAACTCAAGTTGTGCCTGAAGAGTCAATTAGGACTACTTCAATGGACTTCATGATGGAAAATCTGAATTATCCAAAGAACGATGAACCACAAAGCATTCATATTGGACCTGAAGTTGACTTATCAAGAAATGTGGAAACAGCAAATGAAACTAAGCAAGCAAGTGATCCTCCTGGTGACAAACTATTGCTAGGTTCTCAATTATCACCAAAGCAACAAGAGGTGGAAACCGATAATTCTGATCATTCAGCTAAACTTGAAACTCAGAACAAAAGTTGTGATGGTGGCAACATCAACCTGGAGATGTTTCACCAAGTCAAACCTTGA
- the LOC101257607 gene encoding small ribosomal subunit protein mS86 (rPPR1)-like, with translation MAALRSKLRFITSQHHHHLRRYSAASILNPDSKSPLSGKDKSRAALTLLKSETDPQRILDICRAAALTPESHLDRIAYSKAISKLKDLNHFSGIRSFLQESTTRPDLKSERFISHFIVLYGQAGLLDEAKRTFEEMEKMGIQRTERTLNALLFACVLAKNYAEMKRVFVEYPKKYGFVPNLDTYNVVIKGFCESGSASSVYSILDEMKRNNVKPNAESFGNCISGFYKEEKYEDVGKMLEMMKGYKMVTGISTYNVRIQSLCKLKKSAEAKALLDGILSRGLKANCVTYGHLILGFCKEGKLEEAKSMFQKMVHSGLKPDAECYFTLVYYLCQGGDFEAALEMYKKCLADGWVPNFSSMKSLVEGLASISKVDEAREVIAQVKEKISRNVEKWNDIEEALPK, from the coding sequence ATGGCAGCACTTCGCAGCAAGCTCCGATTTATCACCTCTCAGCATCACCACCACCTCCGCCGTTACTCCGCCGCCTCTATCCTTAATCCCGATTCTAAATCTCCACTCTCAGGCAAAGACAAGTCACGCGCCGCCCTAACTCTCCTCAAATCCGAAACCGACCCACAGCGGATCCTCGACATCTGCCGTGCAGCTGCCTTAACCCCTGAATCCCATCTCGATCGCATTGCATATTCCAAAGCCATTTCCAAGCTCAAAGATCTCAATCATTTCTCCGGTATCCGTTCATTTCTCCAGGAATCAACGACCCGGCCTGATTTGAAATCCGAGCGGttcatttcccatttcattGTTCTTTACGGTCAGGCCGGACTGCTTGATGAGGCTAAGAGGACTTTTGAGGAGATGGAGAAAATGGGCATTCAACGTACTGAGAGAACTCTGAATGCGTTGTTGTTTGCTTGTGTTTTAGCTAAGAATTATGCTGAAATGAAAAGGGTATTCGTCGAATACCCAAAAAAGTATGGGTTTGTTCCTAACTTAGATACCTACAATGTGGTGATCAAAGGGTTCTGTGAATCAGGTTCTGCTAGTTCAGTTTATTCGATATTGGatgaaatgaaaagaaacaATGTTAAGCCGAATGCAGAGTCTTTTGGGAATTGTATATCCGGGTTTTATAAGGAGGAGAAGTATGAAGATGTTGGGAAAATGTTGGAAATGATGAAGGGATATAAGATGGTTACGGGGATTAGTACGTATAATGTAAGGATTCAGAGCTTATGTAAGCTTAAGAAGTCCGCGGAGGCTAAGGCGTTACTTGATGGGATTTTATCGAGAGGCTTGAAGGCGAATTGTGTAACTTATGGCCATCTTATACTTGGTTTTTGCAAGGAAGGTAAATTGGAAGAGGCGAAGAGTATGTTCCAGAAGATGGTTCATAGTGGTTTGAAACCGGATGCTGAATGCTATTTTACGTTAGTGTATTATTTGTGTCAAGGTGGGGATTTTGAAGCTGCATTGGAGATGTATAAAAAATGTTTGGCTGATGGATGGGTTCCGAATTTCTCCTCCATGAAGTCTCTTGTTGAGGGATTGGCTAGCATTTCAAAGGTTGATGAAGCACGGGAAGTCATAGCTCAAGTGAAGGAGAAGATATCAAGAAACGTCGAGAAGTGGAATGACATTGAAGAGGCATTGCCCAAGTAG
- the LOC101257017 gene encoding probable serine/threonine-protein kinase PBL23, which translates to MRKTHLKSSRSSVYETRTTSKYDDSEGLAATMLRSATMHPGVSKQNMMAEDILGYGNVNISAEVFTFRELAHATDNFNPEFLVGEGGFGRVYKGHLKRTDQVVAVKQLDRNGVQGNREFLAEVLTLSLIKHPNLVNLIGYCADGNQRILVYEFMHNGSLEDHLLDFPSNKKPLDWYTRMKIAKGAAQGLEYLHDIANPPIIYRDFKASNILLDECLIPKLSDFGLAKLGPAEGEDHVSTRVMGTYGYCAPEYSMTEQLTSRSDVYSFGVVLLELISGRRVIDNTRPPEEQNLISWAKPLFKDKNMLTEMADPLLEGNYPVKELHQALAIANMCIQDEDYTRPLISDVVIALEYLAMPRDDEVTISKTEVEYSADELCLKDLTTETNCVS; encoded by the exons atgaggaaaaCTCATTTGAAATCCTCTAGGAGTTCTGTATATGAGACAAGAACAACTAGTAAATATGATGATTCTGAGGGATTGGCTGCTACCATGCTTAGAAGTGCTACTATGCATCCAG GGGTCAGCAAGCAGAATATGATGGCTGAAGATATACTTGGATATGGAAATGTAAACATTTCAGCAGAAGTATTCACATTCCGCGAGTTAGCTCACGCCACAGACAACTTCAATCCTGAGTTTCTAGTTGGTGAAGGAGGATTTGGGAGGGTCTATAAGGGACACCTCAAAAGAACTGACCAA GTTGTTGCTGTCAAACAACTTGACAGGAATGGGGTTCAAGGAAACAGAGAATTTCTTGCAGAAGTCTTGACTTTAAGTCTCATTAAACATCCGAATCTTGTCAATCTGATAGGATATTGTGCTGATGGCAACCAGAGAATTCTCGTCTACGAATTCATGCACAATGGATCTTTAGAAGATCATCTTCTTG ACTTTCCATCAAATAAGAAGCCATTGGATTGGTATACCAGAATGAAGATAGCTAAAGGCGCAGCGCAAGGGCTAGAATACTTGCATGATATAGCTAATCCTCCCATAATCTATCGCGATTTCAAAGCATCCAACATATTATTAGATGAGTGTCTTATTCCTAAGCTCTCAGATTTTGGACTTGCTAAGTTAGGTCCAGCGGAAGGCGAGGATCATGTTTCTACAAGGGTTATGGGGACCTATGGATACTGTGCACCAGAGTATTCTATGACAGAACAGTTGACATCAAGATCTGATGTATATAGTTTTGGAGTTGTTCTGTTGGAACTTATTTCAGGGAGAAGAGTTATTGATAATACAAGACCACCAGAAGAGCAAAACTTGATTTCTTGG GCCAAACCACTTTTTAAAGATAAGAACATGCTCACTGAAATGGCTGATCCGTTGCTCGAAGGAAATTACCCTGTAAAGGAACTTCATCAAGCTCTTGCTATTGCAAATATGTGTATCCAAGACGAAGACTACACGAGACCTTTGATAAGTGATGTTGTTATAGCTCTTGAGTACTTAGCCATGCCAAGAGATGATGAAGTCACAATTAGCAAAACAGAAGTAGAGTATAGTGCTGATGAGTTGTGTCTAAAGGACTTAACAACAGAAACTAATTGTGTGTCATAA
- the LOC101257903 gene encoding polyadenylate-binding protein RBP45-like isoform X2 codes for MQPAASSMVPPPMAAQPQYQQQWMAQQPQYQVLPPQAGYYYQPPPQQGGGVPPPQQQQQQSQYTASAQPTSADEVRTLWIGDLQFWMDEQYLYSCFAQTGEVVSAKVIRNKQTQQSEGYGFIEFNSHAAAERNLQAYNGTLMPNIEQNFRLNWASLGSGEKRSDNTPEYTIFVGDLAADVTDYMLQETFRPNYPSIKGAKVVTDRATGHTKGYGFVRFGDESEQLRAMTEMNGKFCSTRPMRIGPAANKKNSGGQMQASYQSTGTQNEDDPTNTTIFVGNLDASVTDDHLRQVFGNYGQLLHVKIPLGKRCGFVQFTDRSCAEEALNALSGTQLGGQTIRLSWGRSPSNKQSQGDPNQWSGGYYGYTPGYDAYGYAQPTQDPNMYYAGYAGYGNYAQPPHQQQQMPQQPQ; via the exons ATGCAACCGGCGGCAAGTTCAATGGTTCCACCACCAATGGCGGCGCAACCACAGTACCAACAGCAGTGGATGGCTCAGCAGCCGCAGTACCAGGTTCTGCCACCGCAGGCCGGTTATTATTACCAACCACCACCGCAGCAGGGTGGCGGAGTACCCCCAccgcagcagcaacaacaacaatctCAGTACACGGCTTCAGCTCAGCCGACCAGTGCTGATGAAGTCCGGACGCTTTGGATTGGAGATCTACAGTTTTGGATGGATGAGCAGTACCTATATAGTTGCTTCGCGCAAACTGGAGAG GTGGTTTCCGCTAAAGTTATCCGCAACAAGCAAACTCAGCAATCAGAGGGTTATGGCTTTATTGAGTTTAATAGTCATGCTGCTGCAGAAAGGAATCTACAAGCATACAATGGCACCTTGATGCCTAATATTGAGCAAAATTTTAGGCTCAACTGGGCATCACTTGGTTCGGGTGAAAAGCGTTCAGATAACACCCCTGAATATACAATATTTGTTGGAGACTTGGCAGCTGATGTCACAGATTACATGCTTCAGGAGACATTCAGACCCAATTATCCTTCAATCAAGGGTGCTAAGGTTGTAACAGATAGGGCAACCGGGCACACAAAGGGTTATGGGTTTGTTAGATTTGGGGATGAGAGTGAGCAGTTACGAGCTATGACTGAGATGAATGGAAAGTTTTGCTCCACTAGGCCCATGCGCATTGGTCCTGCAGCTAACAAGAAGAATTCTGGTGGTCAGATGCAAG CTTCATATCAAAGTACTGGAACTCAAAATGAGGATGACCCTACTAATACGACG ATTTTCGTTGGGAACTTGGATGCTAGTGTAACTGATGATCACCTCAGGCAGGTTTTTGGGAACTATGGGCAATTGCTTCATGTAAAAATACCACTAGGCAAACGTTGTGGTTTTGTTCAATTTACTGATAG AAGCTGTGCTGAGGAAGCTCTAAATGCATTGAGTGGAACTCAGTTGGGTGGACAAACCATCCGCCTTTCATGGGGTCGTAGCCCTTCAAACAAGCAG TCTCAGGGTGATCCGAACCAGTGGAGTGGGGGTTATTATGGGTATACACCAGGATATGACGCCTATGGTTATGCCCAACCTACTCAGGACCCAAATATGTACTATGCAGGCTATGCCGGGTATGGGAATTATGCACAACCTCCACATCAACAGCAACAAATGCCGCAGCAGCCTCAG TAA
- the LOC101257308 gene encoding cardiolipin synthase (CMP-forming), mitochondrial, producing MAIFRSIGTLISRNRKLNLNYLTSSTIFFTQQFSSSSSSSIPLTPLLDFDRRRRHFLSPFAAAANFCPLFLSSPPCKLSQSATSLHLQSDFLLVFPRVSSLRLQFPYKLCFQSTQRLQIERNEKQWKESQLAVEVRDSFLNLPNLISLSRMISGPVLAWMIIHDMYLPAFVGLAVSGATDWLDGYMARRMGINSVVGSYLDPLADKVLIAFVALAMVDKGLLHPGLVSLVVLRDVALVGGAVYKRASILEWKWSSWYEFFNLDGARPQKVEPLLISKFISNTTYCIWNYGVCGGWRVNTVLQLALVAAALLQPDLGNAETQTYITYLSWLVAMTTVGSTAAYGAQHLGGGATWKNRL from the exons ATGGCGATTTTCAGATCAATCGGAACCCTAATTTCTCGAAATCGTAAGCTCAATTTGAACTATCTCACTTCTTCTACAATCTTCTTTACCCAACAATTTTCGTCTTCCTCATCGTCATCGATTCCATTGACGCCATTACTTGACTTTGACCGCCGGCGCCGACACTTCCTCTCTCCGTTCGCTGCCGCCGCTAATTTCTGTCCTCTTTTCCTTTCTTCACCTCCTTGTAAGCTTTCTCAGTCTGCAACTTCTCTACATCTTCAATCCGATTTCCTTCTCGTTTTTCCTAGAGTTAGTTCTCTTAGATTACAATTTCCGTACAAGTTATGCTTCCAATCGACTCAGAGATTGCAAATTGAGAGAAATGAAAAGCAATGGAAAGAGTCTCAGCTGGCTGTTGAAGTTAGGGATAGTTTCCTCAATTTGCCCAACCTCATTTCCTTGAGTAGAATGATATCCGGTCCAGTTCTCGCATG GATGATTATACATGATATGTATCTTCCTGCATTTGTTGGGCTAGCTGTTTCTGGGGCAACAGATTGG CTAGATGGGTACATGGCTAGGAGGATGGGAATTAATTCTGTTGTTGGTTCTTACCTTGATCCTCTTGCTGACAAG GTTCTTATTGCATTTGTTGCTCTGGCAATGGTAGACAAGGGTCTTCTTCATC CTGGACTAGTTTCCCTGGTTGTGCTGCGTGATGTGGCTCTTGTTGGTGGTGCGGTATATAAAAGAGCTAGCATATTAGAGTGGAAG TGGTCAAGCTGGTATGAATTCTTCAACCTTGATGGAGCCCGTCCTCAGAAAGTTGAGCCTCTTTTGATAAGCAAG TTCATAAGTAACACAACATATTGTATCTGGAATTACGGGGTCTGTGGAGGGTGGCGT GTAAATACAGTTCTGCAATTGGCCCTTGTTGCTGCAGCTCTCCTTCAACCGGATCTGGGTAATGCCGAAACTCAAACATATATCACTTACCTCAG CTGGTTAGTAGCCATGACAACGGTAGGTTCAACTGCGGCCTATGGAGCACAACACCTTGGGGGTGGAGCTACGTGGAAGAACAGACTCTAA